In Candidatus Zixiibacteriota bacterium, a single genomic region encodes these proteins:
- a CDS encoding GNAT family N-acetyltransferase, translating to MLLFDKSVLRNLPLRSERLTLRKLKLKDIEPVYNILLDREVSRNIGIPGEKYDLKYARGYVRKSQIRLRKLKEFELAVERNEDGQFIGAVGLFFISHRHKTGWIGYWMGRRYWRQGYTSEAVRILCNFAFRVLDIHHLTAEVFGYNQASMRLLEKLGWTREVVLRKAELIDKKYYDLVRYGLLAEEFMRDNSDLLAQS from the coding sequence ATGCTTTTGTTCGATAAAAGTGTTCTGCGAAATCTGCCTCTCAGAAGCGAACGATTGACCCTTCGCAAACTTAAACTGAAGGACATCGAGCCTGTCTATAATATCCTGCTCGACCGCGAAGTCAGCCGAAATATCGGTATCCCCGGTGAAAAATACGATCTAAAATATGCCCGTGGTTACGTGCGCAAAAGCCAGATCCGACTGCGCAAACTGAAAGAGTTTGAGCTTGCGGTCGAACGAAATGAGGACGGCCAATTCATCGGAGCCGTGGGACTGTTCTTCATCAGCCATCGTCATAAAACCGGCTGGATCGGCTACTGGATGGGCAGACGATACTGGCGCCAGGGTTATACTTCTGAAGCTGTCAGGATCTTGTGCAATTTTGCATTTAGAGTGCTTGACATCCATCATCTGACCGCAGAAGTTTTCGGATACAATCAAGCCTCCATGAGACTTCTTGAGAAACTGGGCTGGACCAGAGAGGTTGTACTGCGTAAGGCGGAGTTGATCGATAAGAAATATTATGATCTGGTGCGGTATGGCCTGCTTGCTGAAGAATTTATGCGCGACAATTCCGATTTACTTGCCCAATCCTGA